A genomic stretch from Aminobacter aminovorans includes:
- a CDS encoding bifunctional allantoicase/(S)-ureidoglycine aminohydrolase: MANRSYYAPKGGLPPQTDLITDRAVFTEAYAVIPKREFSDIVTSFLPHWDKTRVWVIARPLSGFAETFSQYIMEVQPGGGSDRPEPDAGAEGVFFVVEGEVTVTIAGKSHVLTPGGYAYLPPASAWTMRNAGSETTRFHWIRKAYEYVEGLDAPEPLFLNDNDIAPNPMPDTNGTWATTRFVDPNDLRHDMHVTIVTFEPGGIIPFPETHVMEHGLYVLEGKAVYRLNNDWVEVEAGDFMWLRAFCPQACYAGGPGKFRYLLYKDVNRHMQLGAFNATRRR, from the coding sequence ATGGCCAACCGCTCCTACTACGCTCCGAAAGGCGGCTTGCCGCCCCAGACAGACCTGATCACCGACCGCGCCGTCTTCACCGAAGCCTATGCGGTGATCCCGAAGCGCGAGTTTTCGGACATCGTCACCAGCTTCCTGCCCCACTGGGACAAGACGCGGGTCTGGGTCATTGCGCGACCGCTCTCGGGCTTCGCCGAGACCTTCTCGCAATACATCATGGAAGTGCAACCTGGCGGCGGCAGCGATCGGCCGGAGCCGGACGCGGGCGCCGAGGGTGTGTTCTTCGTCGTCGAAGGCGAAGTGACGGTCACGATTGCGGGCAAAAGCCATGTGCTGACGCCGGGCGGCTATGCCTACCTGCCGCCGGCAAGCGCCTGGACGATGCGCAACGCAGGCTCGGAGACCACGCGTTTCCACTGGATCCGCAAGGCCTATGAATATGTCGAAGGCCTCGACGCGCCCGAGCCGCTGTTCCTCAACGACAACGACATCGCACCCAACCCGATGCCCGACACCAACGGCACCTGGGCGACCACACGCTTCGTCGATCCCAACGACCTGCGCCACGACATGCATGTCACGATCGTGACCTTCGAACCGGGCGGCATCATCCCGTTCCCCGAGACCCACGTCATGGAGCACGGCCTCTACGTGCTCGAAGGCAAGGCGGTCTACCGGCTGAATAACGACTGGGTCGAGGTTGAAGCAGGCGACTTCATGTGGCTGCGCGCCTTCTGCCCGCAGGCCTGCTATGCCGGTGGTCCCGGCAAGTTCCGCTACCTGCTCTACAAGGACGTCAACCGCCACATGCAGCTCGGCGCCTTCAACGCCACGCGCCGCCGCTGA
- a CDS encoding carnitinyl-CoA dehydratase → MSDVVKTRREGAILEVTLDRPKANAIDLATSRLLGETFKAFRDDDGLRIAIVKTAGEKFFSAGWDLKAAANGDAVDGDYGVGGFGGLQELRDLNKPVIACVNGMAVGGGFELALSCDLIYASEHSSFALPEIKAGTLADAATIKLPKRIPYHVAMDLLLTGRWMDVAEAHRWGLVNEVLPADGLEDRVWEIARLLAGGPPLVFAAIKEVARAAEGTGFQETMNRITKRQFPTVDELYASEDNLEGFKAFAEKRDPVWKGK, encoded by the coding sequence ATGTCCGATGTCGTGAAAACACGTCGCGAGGGTGCGATCCTCGAAGTCACGCTCGACCGGCCCAAGGCCAATGCCATCGACCTCGCTACATCGCGGCTCTTGGGCGAGACCTTCAAGGCCTTCCGCGACGATGACGGCCTGCGCATCGCCATCGTCAAGACCGCGGGGGAGAAGTTCTTCTCGGCCGGCTGGGACCTCAAGGCGGCTGCCAATGGCGATGCGGTCGATGGCGATTACGGCGTCGGCGGCTTCGGCGGGCTGCAGGAACTGCGCGACCTCAACAAGCCTGTCATCGCCTGCGTCAACGGCATGGCTGTCGGCGGCGGCTTCGAGCTGGCGCTGTCCTGCGACCTGATCTACGCCTCCGAGCATTCGAGCTTTGCCTTGCCGGAGATCAAGGCCGGCACGCTGGCCGACGCTGCCACCATCAAGCTGCCCAAGCGCATTCCCTACCATGTGGCGATGGACCTTCTGCTGACCGGGCGCTGGATGGACGTGGCCGAGGCGCATCGCTGGGGCCTGGTCAACGAGGTGCTGCCGGCCGACGGGCTCGAGGACCGTGTATGGGAGATCGCCCGCCTGCTTGCCGGCGGTCCACCGCTGGTCTTCGCCGCCATCAAGGAGGTGGCGCGCGCGGCCGAGGGAACCGGCTTCCAGGAAACGATGAACCGCATCACCAAGCGCCAATTCCCAACGGTCGACGAACTCTACGCCTCGGAGGACAATCTCGAAGGCTTCAAGGCGTTCGCCGAAAAGCGCGATCCGGTGTGGAAGGGGAAGTAG
- a CDS encoding CocE/NonD family hydrolase, with product MKTIIDFPRDIVEFPDMGIIMPDGTRLSARVWMPADADQDPVPAILEHLPYRKRDGTTTRDCLTHPYFAGHGYASIRVDMRGNGDSEGLMDDEYTEQEWQDACDVIAWAAAQPWCSGKVGMMGISWGGFNGLQVAAKQPKALKAIITLCSTDDRYADDIHYKGGLLLNENMGWGATMLSYSSRPPDPALVGEKWRDMWLDRLEHEPFLPAVWLRHQTRDAYWKRGSVNEDFSTIKAAVLAIGGWGDAYKNAVSRLVEGVKAPVKGIVGPWIHKYPHFAVPKPAIGFLQEALRWWDHWLKGIDTGVEGDPAMRLYVMDSEPPRDWYLERPGRWIAEQQWPTPGIQARQLRLGANGQLSETATLTEKLTINSPQDCGMDGGEYCAIWLGPELPGDQRIDDGKSACFDGATLDAPLDIVGAPVIRLKLAADRRRAMVAVRLCDVQPDGASTRITYGVLNLCHRNGHEFPHDVVPGETMEITVKLDDIAYRVLPGNRLRVAISSTYWPLVWPSPEEVTLTLHGGAIELPVRPSGDGEEWRFEEPEGATPWQTETLRESSNSRTVERIDGTVTLNIVDDFGEIRDSDHGLVIGDVAREHWTIDRSDPLSAHGETHWTQTLSRNDWAIRTETFTTMRSDRQNFQLTGRIEAYEGDKLVFERDFDEIIARDHI from the coding sequence ATGAAGACCATCATCGATTTTCCGCGCGACATCGTCGAATTCCCTGACATGGGCATCATCATGCCCGACGGCACGCGCCTGTCGGCGCGGGTGTGGATGCCGGCTGATGCCGACCAGGACCCGGTGCCGGCCATCCTCGAGCACCTGCCCTACCGCAAGCGCGACGGCACGACGACGCGCGACTGCCTGACCCATCCCTATTTCGCCGGCCATGGCTACGCCTCGATCCGCGTCGACATGCGCGGCAACGGCGATTCCGAAGGGCTGATGGACGACGAGTATACCGAGCAGGAATGGCAGGACGCATGCGACGTCATCGCATGGGCAGCGGCGCAGCCATGGTGCAGCGGCAAGGTCGGCATGATGGGCATCTCCTGGGGCGGCTTCAACGGCCTGCAGGTGGCGGCGAAACAGCCCAAGGCGCTGAAGGCCATCATCACCTTGTGCTCGACCGACGACCGCTACGCCGACGACATCCACTACAAGGGCGGCCTGCTGTTGAACGAGAACATGGGCTGGGGAGCGACAATGCTGTCCTACTCCTCCAGGCCGCCGGATCCGGCGCTGGTCGGCGAAAAGTGGCGCGACATGTGGCTCGACCGGCTTGAGCACGAGCCGTTCCTGCCGGCGGTCTGGCTCAGGCACCAGACCCGCGACGCCTACTGGAAGCGCGGCTCGGTCAATGAGGATTTTTCCACGATCAAGGCGGCGGTGCTGGCAATCGGCGGCTGGGGCGACGCCTACAAGAATGCGGTGTCCCGCTTGGTCGAGGGCGTGAAGGCGCCGGTCAAGGGCATCGTCGGCCCCTGGATTCACAAATACCCGCATTTCGCCGTACCCAAACCGGCCATCGGCTTCCTGCAGGAGGCGCTACGCTGGTGGGACCACTGGCTCAAGGGCATCGACACCGGCGTTGAAGGCGATCCGGCGATGCGGCTCTACGTCATGGATTCCGAGCCGCCACGCGACTGGTATCTTGAACGACCGGGCCGCTGGATTGCGGAACAGCAATGGCCAACGCCTGGTATCCAGGCCAGGCAACTCAGGCTTGGCGCGAATGGGCAACTGTCGGAAACAGCTACGCTGACGGAGAAGCTGACAATCAACTCACCGCAGGACTGCGGCATGGATGGTGGCGAATATTGCGCCATCTGGCTCGGGCCCGAACTACCCGGTGACCAACGCATCGACGACGGCAAATCCGCATGTTTCGACGGTGCCACGCTCGACGCGCCGCTCGACATCGTCGGAGCGCCTGTCATCCGGCTCAAGCTCGCCGCCGATCGCCGGCGGGCGATGGTCGCGGTGCGCCTTTGCGATGTCCAGCCTGACGGCGCCTCGACGCGCATCACCTATGGCGTGCTCAACCTCTGCCACCGCAACGGCCACGAATTCCCCCACGACGTTGTGCCAGGCGAGACGATGGAGATCACCGTCAAGCTCGACGATATTGCGTACCGCGTGCTGCCGGGCAATAGGCTGCGTGTCGCCATTTCCTCGACCTACTGGCCGCTGGTCTGGCCATCGCCGGAGGAAGTGACGCTGACGCTGCATGGCGGCGCGATCGAGCTGCCGGTGCGTCCATCGGGCGATGGCGAAGAGTGGAGATTCGAAGAGCCCGAAGGCGCCACGCCCTGGCAGACCGAGACGCTGCGCGAAAGCTCGAACAGCCGCACGGTCGAACGCATCGACGGCACGGTGACCTTGAACATCGTCGACGACTTCGGCGAAATCCGCGATTCCGACCACGGCCTTGTCATCGGCGATGTCGCGCGCGAGCACTGGACAATCGACCGGTCCGACCCGCTTTCTGCCCATGGCGAGACCCACTGGACACAGACTTTGTCGAGAAACGACTGGGCGATCCGGACGGAAACTTTCACGACAATGCGCTCCGATCGCCAAAACTTCCAGTTGACTGGTCGGATCGAGGCTTATGAAGGCGACAAGCTCGTCTTCGAGCGCGATTTCGACGAAATCATCGCGCGCGACCACATCTGA
- a CDS encoding nucleoside deaminase, translated as MAELSLIERLFDVIEHDIMPKTAAGVTKGNKLFGAALLAKDDRSLVLAETNNELENPLWHGEMHCLKRFYEMPRATRADTKDLIFLSTHEPCSLCLSAITWAGFDNFYYLFSHEDSRDSFAIPHDLKILKEVFTLEPGGYNAENAYWKSYSLRKLVRELPEADRKRLEERVAKISRRYDEMSETYQASKSDNDIPLN; from the coding sequence ATGGCCGAACTCTCGCTCATCGAACGTCTCTTCGACGTCATCGAACACGACATCATGCCCAAGACCGCCGCAGGCGTGACGAAGGGCAACAAGCTGTTCGGTGCAGCCCTGCTTGCCAAGGACGACCGCTCGCTGGTGCTGGCCGAGACCAACAATGAGCTCGAAAATCCGCTCTGGCACGGCGAGATGCACTGCCTGAAGCGCTTCTACGAAATGCCCAGGGCCACCCGCGCCGACACCAAGGACCTGATCTTCCTGTCGACCCACGAGCCCTGCTCGTTGTGCCTGTCGGCGATCACCTGGGCCGGCTTCGACAATTTCTATTATCTGTTCAGCCACGAGGATTCGCGCGACAGCTTCGCCATCCCGCATGACCTCAAGATCCTGAAAGAGGTCTTCACGCTGGAGCCCGGCGGCTACAACGCCGAAAACGCCTACTGGAAGAGCTATTCGCTGCGCAAGCTGGTGCGCGAACTGCCCGAGGCCGACCGAAAGCGGTTGGAGGAGCGCGTCGCAAAGATCTCGAGGCGCTACGACGAAATGTCGGAGACCTACCAGGCCAGCAAATCAGACAACGACATCCCGCTGAACTGA
- a CDS encoding alpha/beta hydrolase, whose translation MTNYAKLIDAETWAFIERTNSYYPPDTIDYTIAQQREIYDRMCREFFAGYPEGVSAETTAIVAPGRDVPIRVYRLAGKAPEAVVLYFHGGGFILGGLDSHDDVCAELCGRTGYEVVSVDYRLAPEHKHPAAFDDAMAAFEWAVARYSQPIMLAGDSAGGNIAAAASHATRGHARRPVGQLLVYPGLGGDRSQGSYVSHAEAPMLTMRDLEFYKHIRSGGEDRTGDITLSPLADADFANLPPTVIITAECDPLSSDGEAYGQRIVAAGGKAFWHEEPGLVHGYLRARHTVTRARQSFTHIVDAAAALGRGEWVW comes from the coding sequence ATGACCAACTACGCCAAACTCATCGACGCCGAGACCTGGGCCTTCATCGAGCGGACCAATTCCTACTATCCGCCTGATACCATCGACTACACGATCGCCCAGCAGCGCGAAATCTACGACCGCATGTGCCGCGAGTTTTTCGCCGGTTATCCCGAGGGCGTGTCGGCCGAAACGACTGCCATCGTGGCGCCAGGGCGCGACGTGCCGATCCGCGTCTATCGCCTCGCCGGCAAGGCGCCGGAGGCCGTGGTGCTCTATTTTCATGGTGGGGGCTTCATCCTGGGTGGGCTCGACAGCCATGACGACGTTTGTGCCGAACTCTGCGGTCGCACCGGCTACGAGGTCGTTTCGGTCGACTACCGGCTGGCGCCCGAGCACAAGCATCCGGCTGCCTTCGACGATGCCATGGCCGCTTTCGAATGGGCGGTGGCGAGATACAGTCAGCCCATCATGCTTGCCGGCGACAGCGCCGGCGGCAACATCGCGGCTGCCGCCAGCCACGCGACGCGCGGGCACGCAAGGCGTCCGGTCGGGCAATTGCTGGTCTATCCCGGCCTTGGCGGCGACCGCAGCCAAGGCTCCTATGTCAGCCACGCCGAGGCGCCGATGCTGACCATGCGTGATCTCGAATTCTACAAGCACATCCGCAGCGGCGGCGAGGACCGCACCGGTGACATCACGCTGTCGCCGCTTGCCGACGCCGACTTCGCCAATCTGCCGCCGACAGTCATCATCACGGCCGAATGCGACCCGCTGTCGTCAGACGGCGAGGCCTATGGCCAGCGTATCGTCGCGGCAGGCGGCAAGGCGTTCTGGCACGAGGAGCCGGGGCTGGTGCACGGCTACCTGAGGGCTCGCCACACCGTCACCCGCGCCCGCCAAAGCTTCACCCACATCGTCGATGCGGCGGCCGCGCTGGGGCGAGGCGAGTGGGTGTGGTGA
- a CDS encoding ureidoglycolate lyase — translation MKRIVAKPLTRENFAEFGEVIDTNCDTHYPINAGKCERYHALARAEAAGPDGHVIINIFKGTPYDFPLKLSMVERHPFGSQAFIPLTQRPYLVVVCHDIGDGPGEPYAFISSPGQGVNYPRNLWHGVLTPIGENQDFVVVDRGGTGPNLEEFHFSHPYEIVLPEGF, via the coding sequence ATGAAGCGGATCGTCGCCAAGCCGCTGACGCGGGAGAACTTCGCCGAGTTCGGCGAGGTGATCGACACCAACTGCGACACGCACTACCCGATCAACGCTGGCAAATGCGAGCGCTACCATGCGCTCGCCCGCGCCGAGGCTGCCGGCCCCGATGGCCACGTCATCATCAACATCTTCAAGGGAACGCCCTACGATTTCCCGCTGAAGCTCTCGATGGTCGAACGCCATCCCTTTGGTAGCCAGGCCTTCATTCCACTCACCCAGCGCCCTTATCTCGTCGTCGTCTGCCACGACATCGGCGACGGTCCGGGCGAGCCATATGCCTTCATCAGTTCGCCCGGTCAGGGCGTCAACTACCCACGCAACCTCTGGCATGGGGTGCTGACGCCGATCGGCGAGAACCAGGACTTCGTCGTCGTCGACCGGGGCGGCACAGGCCCCAATCTCGAGGAATTCCATTTCTCGCACCCTTATGAAATCGTCCTCCCGGAAGGCTTCTGA
- a CDS encoding ABC transporter ATP-binding protein yields the protein MAKAPVHGSGPLLDIRNLRIEAKVYPPGEAPRTVTLVHDVSLTLEKGKVLGLIGESGAGKSTIGLSSMAYGRGGVKITGGEIMLNGRDIRKGGTQGIRALRGREVCYVAQSAAAAFNPAHRLMDQVVEASILHGVASRAEAERRAVALFKKLSLPDPENIGKRFPHQVSGGQLQRVMTAMALCSEPDLIVFDEPTTALDVTTQIDVLAAIKDAIRDTGVAALYISHDLAVVAQVSDEIMVLRHGKLVEWGGTRQIIKEPRQEYTSALVSVHEIEHEEKKPGAAPFLSVRNVTAAYGGGKIKVLKNVSVDILPGQTLAVVGESGSGKSTLARAITGLLPPEEGSITFAGRTLGNRLADRSRDDLRELQMIYQMADVAMNPRQTVGTIIGRPLEFYFGMGGKERDTRVAELLDKIEMGRGFIDRYPAELSGGQKQRVCIARALAAKPRLIICDEVTSALDPLVANGILKLLLGLQAEEGVAYLFITHDLATVKSIADSIAVMYRGEMVRYGPKSDVLKPPFDDYTDLLLSSVPEMEIGWLEKAIGGRRMASAGN from the coding sequence ATGGCTAAGGCACCCGTTCATGGTTCCGGACCGCTGCTCGACATCCGCAACCTCAGGATCGAGGCCAAGGTCTACCCGCCCGGCGAAGCGCCGCGCACGGTAACGCTCGTGCACGACGTGTCGCTGACGCTCGAGAAAGGCAAGGTACTCGGCCTGATCGGCGAATCCGGCGCCGGCAAGTCGACAATCGGCTTGTCCTCCATGGCCTATGGCCGCGGTGGCGTGAAGATCACCGGCGGCGAGATCATGCTCAACGGCCGCGACATCCGCAAAGGCGGCACGCAAGGCATCCGCGCTTTGCGAGGGCGCGAGGTCTGCTATGTCGCGCAGTCGGCGGCGGCCGCCTTCAACCCGGCGCACCGGCTGATGGACCAGGTCGTCGAAGCCTCGATCCTGCACGGCGTGGCGAGCCGCGCCGAGGCGGAACGGCGCGCCGTGGCGCTGTTCAAGAAACTCAGCCTTCCCGATCCCGAGAACATCGGCAAGCGCTTCCCCCACCAGGTCTCGGGCGGCCAGTTGCAGCGCGTCATGACGGCCATGGCCTTGTGCTCCGAGCCCGACCTGATCGTCTTCGACGAACCGACGACCGCCCTCGACGTCACCACCCAGATCGACGTGCTCGCCGCCATCAAGGACGCGATCCGCGATACAGGTGTGGCCGCGCTCTACATCAGTCACGACCTCGCCGTCGTCGCCCAGGTCTCTGACGAGATCATGGTGCTGCGCCATGGCAAGCTGGTCGAGTGGGGCGGAACGCGCCAGATCATCAAGGAGCCGCGGCAGGAATACACCTCGGCGCTGGTCTCCGTGCATGAGATCGAGCACGAGGAAAAGAAGCCCGGCGCCGCGCCGTTCCTTTCGGTCCGGAACGTGACGGCCGCCTATGGCGGCGGCAAGATCAAGGTGCTCAAGAACGTCTCGGTCGACATCCTGCCCGGTCAGACGCTCGCCGTCGTGGGCGAGTCCGGTTCGGGCAAGTCGACGCTGGCCCGCGCCATAACCGGCCTTTTGCCGCCCGAAGAAGGCAGCATCACCTTTGCCGGACGCACGCTCGGCAACCGCCTCGCCGACCGCAGCCGCGACGACCTGCGCGAACTGCAGATGATCTACCAGATGGCCGATGTGGCAATGAACCCACGCCAGACCGTGGGCACCATCATCGGCCGTCCGCTGGAGTTCTATTTCGGCATGGGTGGCAAGGAGCGCGATACCAGGGTCGCCGAACTGCTGGACAAGATCGAGATGGGGCGCGGTTTCATCGATCGCTACCCGGCGGAGCTTTCCGGCGGTCAGAAACAACGCGTCTGCATTGCCCGTGCGCTTGCCGCCAAACCGAGACTGATCATCTGCGACGAGGTGACGAGCGCGCTCGATCCGCTGGTCGCCAACGGCATCCTCAAGCTGCTGCTCGGGCTACAGGCCGAGGAAGGTGTCGCCTATCTGTTCATCACCCACGATTTGGCGACGGTGAAGTCCATCGCCGACTCCATCGCTGTCATGTATCGCGGCGAGATGGTCCGCTACGGGCCGAAATCGGACGTGCTGAAGCCGCCCTTCGACGATTACACCGACCTGCTGCTGTCGTCGGTGCCTGAGATGGAGATCGGCTGGCTGGAAAAGGCAATCGGCGGACGCAGGATGGCAAGCGCCGGGAATTAA
- a CDS encoding ABC transporter permease — MLDLKNIPLGAAIGLVLTALFLIAAIFAPLIAPYGLGEIVGDVWAPMSSQFLLGTDNLGRDLLSRMIFGARTTIFIAVMATALSFSLGAILGFTAAVVGGWLDTGMSRFVDLLMAIPTLIFALVVLSVLPSTVVTLILVMGILDATRVYRLSRAVAVDINVMDFVEAAKLRGEGKGWIIFREILPNALSPLISELGLRFIYAVLFLSALSFLGLGVQPPDADWGGMVKENKDGIVFGIPAALIPAAAIAALAISVNLVADWVLNRTTDLKGGRGNG; from the coding sequence ATGCTTGACCTGAAGAATATTCCACTCGGCGCCGCGATCGGGCTGGTACTGACCGCATTGTTCCTGATCGCGGCGATCTTCGCGCCGCTGATCGCACCCTACGGCCTGGGCGAGATCGTTGGCGACGTCTGGGCACCAATGTCGTCGCAGTTCCTGCTCGGCACCGACAATCTTGGCCGCGACCTGCTCTCGCGCATGATCTTCGGTGCGCGCACGACGATCTTCATCGCCGTGATGGCAACCGCACTGTCGTTTTCGCTCGGCGCGATCCTCGGCTTCACCGCAGCCGTCGTCGGCGGCTGGCTCGACACCGGCATGTCGCGCTTCGTCGATCTCTTGATGGCAATCCCGACGCTGATCTTCGCACTCGTCGTGCTGTCGGTGTTGCCGTCGACAGTGGTGACGCTGATCCTGGTCATGGGCATCCTCGACGCCACCCGCGTCTATCGCCTGTCGCGGGCGGTAGCCGTCGATATCAACGTCATGGATTTCGTCGAGGCGGCCAAGCTGCGCGGCGAAGGCAAGGGCTGGATCATTTTCCGCGAGATCTTGCCCAATGCCCTGTCGCCGCTGATCTCCGAACTCGGCCTGCGCTTCATCTATGCCGTGCTGTTCCTGTCGGCACTGTCCTTCCTTGGCCTCGGCGTGCAACCGCCAGATGCCGACTGGGGTGGCATGGTCAAGGAAAACAAGGACGGCATCGTCTTCGGCATCCCGGCCGCACTGATCCCGGCCGCCGCGATCGCAGCGCTCGCCATCTCCGTCAACCTCGTCGCCGACTGGGTGCTCAACCGCACCACCGATCTCAAGGGAGGGCGTGGCAATGGCTAA
- a CDS encoding ABC transporter permease: MSNPILKLIAQRIALGLLLLLAVSVLIFAGTQILPGDVAQSILGQSATPQALANLREELGLNAPAYVRYFRWLGGVLTGDLGTALSSRQDIATAIGGRLWNTLFLAFWAAIVSIPLAIILGLLAVRYRNGWIDKTISGLALASTSLPEFFVGYLLVYFFAVKWQIFPGISTVYDGMPFLERMRAIALPATALTLVVLAHMMRMTRAAILNVMQSAYIETAELKGLSPFEIIRKHAFPNAIAPVINVVMLNLAFLIVGVVVIEVIFVYPGMGQYLVDHVAKRDVPVVQAVGLIFAAVYIGLNIIADIAAIVANPRLRHPK; encoded by the coding sequence ATGTCCAATCCGATCCTGAAACTGATAGCCCAGCGCATTGCGCTGGGCCTTCTGCTGCTCCTGGCCGTTTCGGTCCTGATCTTCGCCGGCACCCAGATCCTGCCCGGCGACGTCGCCCAATCCATTCTCGGCCAGTCGGCCACACCGCAGGCGCTCGCCAACCTGCGCGAGGAACTTGGTCTCAACGCGCCTGCCTATGTCAGGTATTTCCGCTGGCTCGGCGGCGTCTTGACCGGCGACCTCGGCACCGCACTTTCGAGCCGGCAGGATATCGCCACAGCCATCGGCGGGCGGCTGTGGAACACGCTGTTCCTCGCCTTCTGGGCGGCGATCGTGTCGATCCCGCTGGCCATCATCCTCGGCCTGCTCGCCGTGCGCTACCGCAATGGCTGGATCGACAAGACCATCTCCGGCCTGGCGCTGGCCTCGACCTCGCTGCCAGAGTTCTTCGTCGGCTACCTGCTCGTCTATTTCTTCGCGGTGAAATGGCAGATCTTTCCCGGCATCTCCACCGTCTATGACGGCATGCCGTTCCTCGAGCGGATGCGGGCGATCGCCCTGCCGGCAACGGCCCTGACACTTGTGGTGCTGGCCCACATGATGCGCATGACGCGTGCGGCGATCCTCAACGTCATGCAGTCTGCCTATATCGAGACCGCCGAGCTCAAGGGCCTGTCGCCCTTCGAGATCATCCGCAAGCACGCCTTCCCCAATGCGATCGCCCCTGTGATCAACGTCGTCATGCTCAACCTCGCCTTCCTCATCGTCGGCGTCGTCGTCATCGAGGTGATCTTCGTCTATCCCGGCATGGGGCAATATCTGGTCGATCATGTCGCCAAGCGCGACGTGCCGGTGGTGCAGGCGGTCGGGCTGATCTTCGCTGCCGTCTATATCGGCCTCAACATCATCGCCGACATTGCAGCCATCGTGGCCAATCCGCGCCTCAGGCATCCGAAGTGA
- a CDS encoding ABC transporter substrate-binding protein, whose protein sequence is MSNELEYLSRRVAAGKLNRRDFLGRAAALGVAATFANSLLASAARAEGPVKGGILRAGMQGGAATDSLDPASWSSQVPYFFGRQWGEQLVQISAEGEPKPALAEEWGASDDAKTWTFKIRKGVQFHNGQEMTPADVVATIERHSDEKAKSGALGLMGGIASVKADGQNVVFELKDANADLPFLLDDYHLMIQPNGGKDKPDAGIGTGPYKVTVNEAGVRLGGEKFANYWRDDRGFADQIEIIVINDATARTSALQGGQVDIINRVEPKIVELIKRVPGVVIRNVAGRGHYVFIAHCNTAPFDNNDLRLALKYALDREEMLQKILMGYGSVGNDTPINKAYPLFTEMEQRKFDPEKAAFHYKKSGHSGSVLLRTSDVAFPGAVDAAQLYQQSAAKAGITLEVKREPGDGYWSEVWNKQPFSASYWGGRPTQDQMYSTAYYSKAEWNDTRFQREDFDKMLFAARSELDPEKRKKIYADMGQIVRDEGGVITPMFNDFIDATSAKVGGWVDDGNQEMMGGYALSKCWLNA, encoded by the coding sequence ATGTCGAATGAACTGGAATATCTGAGCCGCCGAGTCGCTGCGGGCAAATTGAACCGTCGCGATTTCCTGGGCCGCGCTGCGGCCCTGGGCGTCGCGGCAACTTTCGCAAACTCGTTGCTGGCCAGCGCCGCCAGGGCCGAAGGGCCCGTCAAGGGCGGCATCCTGCGCGCCGGCATGCAGGGTGGTGCAGCCACCGACAGCCTCGACCCTGCATCCTGGTCGAGCCAGGTGCCCTATTTCTTCGGTCGCCAGTGGGGCGAGCAGTTGGTGCAGATCTCGGCTGAGGGCGAGCCCAAGCCGGCGCTGGCCGAGGAGTGGGGGGCTTCCGACGACGCCAAGACCTGGACCTTCAAGATCCGCAAGGGCGTGCAGTTCCACAACGGCCAGGAGATGACGCCGGCAGACGTCGTCGCCACCATCGAGCGCCACTCCGACGAGAAGGCAAAGTCCGGCGCGCTCGGCCTGATGGGCGGCATCGCCTCGGTCAAGGCCGACGGCCAGAACGTCGTCTTCGAACTCAAGGACGCCAACGCCGACCTACCGTTCCTGCTCGACGACTACCATCTGATGATCCAGCCCAATGGCGGCAAGGACAAGCCAGATGCCGGCATCGGCACAGGCCCCTACAAGGTCACGGTCAACGAAGCCGGCGTGCGCCTCGGCGGTGAGAAGTTCGCCAACTACTGGCGCGACGACCGCGGCTTTGCCGACCAGATCGAGATCATCGTCATCAATGATGCCACGGCGCGTACATCGGCACTCCAGGGCGGCCAGGTCGACATCATCAACCGCGTCGAGCCGAAGATCGTCGAGTTGATCAAGCGCGTGCCCGGCGTGGTCATCCGCAACGTCGCCGGCCGCGGCCACTATGTCTTCATTGCCCACTGCAACACCGCTCCCTTCGACAATAACGATCTCCGGCTGGCGTTGAAATATGCGCTCGACCGCGAGGAGATGCTGCAGAAGATCCTGATGGGATATGGCTCGGTCGGAAACGACACGCCGATCAACAAGGCCTATCCGCTGTTCACCGAAATGGAACAGCGCAAGTTCGATCCGGAAAAAGCCGCCTTCCACTACAAGAAGTCGGGACATTCCGGTTCGGTGTTGCTGCGCACCTCCGACGTCGCCTTCCCCGGTGCCGTCGACGCCGCCCAGCTCTACCAGCAGAGTGCCGCCAAGGCGGGTATCACGCTCGAGGTCAAGCGCGAACCCGGCGACGGCTACTGGTCGGAAGTCTGGAACAAGCAGCCCTTCTCGGCCTCCTACTGGGGCGGCCGCCCGACCCAGGACCAGATGTATTCGACCGCCTATTATTCGAAGGCCGAGTGGAACGACACGCGCTTCCAGCGCGAGGACTTCGACAAGATGCTGTTTGCCGCCCGTTCGGAACTCGATCCGGAGAAGCGCAAGAAGATCTATGCCGACATGGGCCAGATCGTGCGCGACGAAGGCGGCGTCATCACGCCGATGTTCAACGACTTCATCGACGCCACCAGCGCCAAGGTCGGCGGTTGGGTCGATGACGGCAACCAGGAGATGATGGGCGGCTACGCACTGTCCAAGTGCTGGCTCAACGCCTGA